The following are encoded together in the Kineosporiaceae bacterium genome:
- a CDS encoding alpha/beta fold hydrolase encodes MKIEAPGGPRRAGRALVAGLVGLLCSGTALAAAPASAAISPEAVAGVGAARPARAPLAATSAAAPRTAASSASPFGAFPVPRLRWRACGAPLQCTRVAVPLDWSHPKGTKISLSLAKLPATSKARKLGTIFVNPGGPGASGVELMLGDPSFLPAAVRARFDIVGFDPRFVGDSRPAATCLYDEEYASFASSVPAFPVTSSEEADYLDAQAGYAAKCAQHSYLRFASTASVARDLELLRRAVGDKQLTYVGYSYGSYLGQVYAQLYPRTVGAMVLDGVLDAQAWVSGQGDEWRSSPFSARIRSAHGSSASLQEFFRLCRAAGRTRCELATQGNPATTYRWIADQLLAQPIDLGAGVQLDYPALVSATASMLYSPSYWQAFAAELQALYVELTTPASALVPAPAAGASAARATRLRVLARRVAKRATDAAARPVPALEVPRSHEKPLPTKPDPLPAIAPADNGLASFAAVTCADSRNPTQSAEWVSAAQTAEDAYPYFGRAWTWSGALCATWRLTDPNAYRGTFGARTATPLLVIGNTFDPATPYSGAVSTARRFPGARLLTVRGYGHTSAAMPSACVQRSVSYYLLTRKPPRSGAYCRQDAAPFR; translated from the coding sequence GTGAAGATCGAGGCGCCCGGCGGACCGCGGCGAGCGGGCCGGGCGCTGGTGGCGGGTCTGGTCGGACTCCTCTGTTCAGGTACGGCTCTGGCCGCCGCTCCCGCGTCGGCCGCGATCAGCCCGGAGGCGGTCGCCGGCGTCGGTGCGGCCCGCCCCGCCCGTGCTCCGCTGGCCGCGACGTCCGCCGCGGCACCCCGGACGGCGGCGTCCTCGGCCTCGCCGTTCGGCGCGTTCCCGGTGCCCAGGTTGCGCTGGCGGGCCTGTGGCGCGCCGCTGCAGTGCACTCGGGTCGCGGTGCCACTGGACTGGTCCCACCCGAAGGGCACGAAGATCTCGTTGTCCTTGGCCAAGCTGCCCGCCACGTCGAAGGCCCGCAAGCTCGGCACGATCTTCGTGAACCCCGGCGGTCCCGGTGCCTCGGGCGTCGAACTGATGCTGGGCGACCCGTCCTTCCTGCCCGCCGCGGTGCGCGCCCGGTTCGACATCGTCGGGTTCGACCCGCGATTCGTCGGCGACAGCCGCCCGGCGGCCACCTGCCTGTACGACGAGGAGTACGCGAGCTTCGCCTCGTCGGTGCCGGCCTTCCCGGTGACCTCGTCCGAGGAGGCGGACTACCTCGACGCCCAGGCCGGCTATGCCGCCAAGTGCGCCCAGCACTCCTACCTGCGGTTTGCCTCGACCGCCTCCGTCGCGCGTGACCTCGAGCTGCTGCGGCGTGCGGTCGGTGACAAGCAACTCACCTACGTCGGCTACTCCTACGGCAGTTACCTCGGGCAGGTGTACGCCCAGCTCTACCCCCGCACGGTGGGCGCGATGGTGCTCGACGGGGTGCTCGACGCCCAGGCCTGGGTGTCCGGCCAGGGTGACGAGTGGCGTTCCAGCCCGTTCAGCGCTCGCATCCGTAGCGCGCACGGCTCGTCGGCGAGCCTGCAGGAGTTCTTCCGGCTGTGTCGTGCCGCCGGACGGACGCGCTGCGAGCTGGCGACCCAGGGCAACCCCGCCACGACCTATCGGTGGATCGCCGACCAGTTGCTGGCCCAGCCGATCGACCTGGGGGCCGGCGTCCAGCTCGACTACCCGGCGTTGGTCAGCGCGACCGCCTCGATGCTCTACAGCCCGTCGTACTGGCAGGCGTTCGCCGCCGAGCTCCAGGCGCTCTACGTCGAGCTGACCACCCCGGCCTCGGCCCTGGTGCCCGCACCGGCGGCCGGCGCCTCGGCGGCCCGCGCCACCCGGCTGCGGGTGTTGGCGCGACGGGTGGCGAAGCGGGCGACGGACGCCGCGGCGCGCCCGGTGCCGGCCCTCGAGGTACCGCGTTCGCACGAGAAACCGTTGCCCACCAAGCCCGATCCGTTGCCCGCGATCGCCCCGGCCGACAACGGCCTGGCCTCCTTCGCCGCGGTGACCTGTGCCGACAGCCGCAACCCCACGCAGTCGGCGGAATGGGTCTCGGCGGCCCAGACCGCCGAGGACGCCTACCCCTACTTCGGTCGGGCCTGGACCTGGTCGGGCGCGTTGTGCGCCACGTGGCGGCTCACCGACCCGAATGCCTATCGCGGCACCTTCGGGGCGCGCACCGCGACGCCGCTGTTGGTGATCGGCAACACCTTCGACCCGGCGACCCCCTACAGCGGTGCCGTGTCCACCGCCCGGCGATTCCCGGGGGCTCGCCTGCTGACGGTGCGAGGCTACGGCCACACCAGCGCGGCGATGCCCAGCGCCTGTGTACAGCGGTCGGTCTCGTACTACCTGCTCACGCGCAAGCCGCCGCGCAGCGGGGCCTACTGTCGTCAGGACGCCGCGCCATTCCGCTGA